From the genome of Lawsonella clevelandensis, one region includes:
- the lgt gene encoding prolipoprotein diacylglyceryl transferase, producing MPQHSSQLLAFIPSPPRGYFSLGPLDIHFYALCIIVGAVTGSILAARRWEARGGDRNDVYDALLWAIPLGIIGARLYHVITDWHLYFGATALHEPIDSLKIWEGGLGIWGGVLFGALGAGIYCHRHHLPLTALADAAAPGLILAQGIGRLGNWFNQELYGRPTTVPWALEIYERSHGVSTGQLIGTYHPTFLYEMLWDFLVVILLLVVDKKFVIGYGRLFASYVTLYCLGRFWVELMRNDPASHILGLRVNTWVSGVLFCAGLVYVLIAKRGRRSVAEIAALSARQMGDEQGRDSSSSTH from the coding sequence ATGCCTCAACATTCCAGCCAGCTGCTGGCGTTCATTCCTAGCCCGCCGCGTGGTTATTTCTCACTTGGACCCCTTGATATTCACTTCTATGCCCTCTGCATTATCGTCGGAGCAGTAACTGGTTCGATCCTTGCGGCACGTCGCTGGGAGGCCCGCGGGGGTGACCGTAACGACGTCTACGATGCCCTCCTATGGGCTATTCCGTTGGGGATTATTGGGGCACGTCTTTACCACGTCATCACGGACTGGCATCTCTACTTTGGGGCCACAGCCCTACATGAACCCATCGACTCCCTGAAGATTTGGGAAGGAGGCCTGGGTATTTGGGGCGGTGTACTATTCGGAGCGCTGGGGGCGGGCATCTACTGTCATAGACACCATCTGCCGCTGACTGCTTTGGCGGATGCTGCGGCCCCCGGGCTTATCCTCGCGCAAGGCATTGGTCGCCTCGGAAACTGGTTCAACCAAGAGCTTTATGGACGCCCCACGACTGTGCCATGGGCACTGGAGATCTACGAGCGTTCACACGGGGTCTCCACCGGACAGCTCATCGGTACCTACCATCCCACCTTCCTCTACGAAATGCTGTGGGACTTCCTTGTCGTGATCCTCCTGCTGGTGGTGGATAAGAAGTTTGTCATAGGTTATGGGAGGCTCTTCGCCAGCTATGTGACGCTCTACTGCCTGGGACGTTTCTGGGTAGAGCTCATGCGTAACGATCCTGCTTCCCATATTCTCGGCCTGCGGGTAAATACCTGGGTGTCGGGGGTTCTCTTCTGTGCCGGGCTGGTTTATGTGCTCATAGCGAAACGGGGTCGGCGTAGCGTTGCCGAGATAGCCGCATTGTCGGCACGTCAGATGGGTGATGAGCAGGGCAGAGACTCGTCGTCATCCACCCATTGA
- the trpC gene encoding indole-3-glycerol phosphate synthase TrpC has product MPGYPSDLIDLVKEDLAQREECLDYATIKRMAAEAPAPRDGLGALHQPGVSVIAEIIRACPARGPLADIPDPAGLAQLFVKAGARIVSVQTERHYYRGSLLDLDLVRRAVDVPILVKDFVVAPYQIHELRSHGADLVQLNVELLQQDQLEALLDRVESLGMHAVLEVHCPAEASRALEAGAKVIAINARHLGTNYIDRTLFGEIATGLPAEVLRIGEAGVRGPRDLLSYAGAGIDAVLVGGSVVTADDPASIISDLVITGAHPACPGRE; this is encoded by the coding sequence ATGCCGGGTTACCCCTCCGATCTGATAGACCTTGTGAAAGAGGACCTGGCACAGCGAGAAGAATGCCTCGACTACGCCACCATCAAGAGAATGGCGGCGGAGGCTCCGGCACCCCGCGATGGGTTAGGTGCGCTGCACCAGCCGGGGGTTTCTGTGATCGCCGAGATCATCCGGGCATGTCCCGCACGTGGCCCCCTGGCAGATATTCCTGATCCGGCAGGGCTAGCCCAGCTCTTCGTGAAAGCAGGGGCGCGAATTGTCTCGGTTCAGACTGAGCGCCATTACTACCGAGGCTCGCTGCTTGATCTCGACCTTGTTCGGCGGGCAGTCGATGTTCCCATTCTGGTCAAAGATTTCGTCGTCGCCCCATATCAGATTCACGAGTTGCGGTCGCACGGCGCCGATCTCGTCCAGCTCAACGTTGAGCTCCTTCAACAAGACCAGCTGGAAGCGCTTCTCGATCGCGTCGAATCCTTGGGGATGCATGCAGTGTTGGAAGTGCATTGCCCCGCAGAGGCAAGTCGCGCGCTGGAAGCCGGTGCTAAAGTCATCGCCATCAATGCCCGTCACCTAGGCACGAACTATATTGATCGGACCCTTTTCGGCGAGATTGCAACTGGACTGCCGGCGGAGGTTCTCCGTATTGGTGAAGCAGGCGTGCGGGGGCCTCGCGATCTTCTCTCTTACGCCGGGGCAGGTATTGATGCAGTGCTGGTTGGGGGCAGTGTCGTAACGGCGGACGACCCAGCTTCCATCATTAGTGATTTGGTGATTACCGGTGCACATCCGGCTTGTCCTGGCCGCGAATAG
- the glgP gene encoding alpha-glucan family phosphorylase, whose product MRASGIVKVTPVLPDELQCLYDLAYNLRWVWRSETRQLFRIIDPAKWDACGDPLQVIRETSSTRWEELLANDRFLDDYERECRNLEAYMAADSWFQETHDPDATGRASRDPLTAYFSMEFGITPCLPIYSGGLGVLAGDHLKSASDLGVPLIGVGLLYHNGYFTQTLSREGLQVENYSDHDAANLPIKPVLDAAGKQLEVSVRFPGKRFLSIAMWTAQVGRVTLLLLDTNLPENAKDLRELTDRLYGGDEEHRIRQEIVLGIGGVRAVCAYCDNAGLPRPQVAHLNEGHAGFLGIERIRGRMDNGLNFDEALAEVRSSSIFTTHTPVPAGIDRFDMSMVRRYLNPDDDGASKLVPGVPVERVLALGAEGDPGRFNMAHMGLRLAQRSNGVAKLHGVVSRSMFSSLYPGFPDEESPIGSVTNGVHMPTWISQTMRPIVKRIVGEGNLATADSWDHIDRISDEELWKSRNVQRACLVQAARKAVRQSWLDRGASEAELGWTDDILNPNVLTVGFARRVSTYKRLTLMLQDADRLREILTNEERPVQFIIAGKAHPADGGGKYLLQQLVQFADQAGVRDRIVFLPDYDIGLAQMMVAGCDIWLNNPIRPQEASGTSGMKAVMNGCLTLSVSDGWWDEMADDELGWTIPSVENADASTRDRLESLALYDLLERQAAPLFYERNDDGVPGGWVERMRKSLSVLAPKVSATRMVRDYVTEYYRPAQGTYLQMVDDPQASAHFVQWQQKLRAEWDKVAVTALSCNDQDALAAEKDIAQCQSVAAGNTLSMTCSVKLGKLSPDHVCVQAVCGAVDTNDELHDVRMVTMKPAANGDFHAEIPMVNPGNVGVTVRVVPKHPLLVSPAEMGLCTWA is encoded by the coding sequence GTGAGAGCATCTGGAATTGTCAAAGTAACCCCAGTCCTGCCCGACGAACTGCAATGTCTTTATGACCTTGCTTATAACCTTCGTTGGGTATGGCGCAGTGAAACCCGCCAACTCTTCCGTATCATCGACCCCGCTAAGTGGGATGCCTGTGGCGATCCTCTGCAGGTGATTCGCGAAACCTCCTCCACCCGTTGGGAAGAGCTCCTCGCTAATGATCGTTTCCTCGATGACTATGAGCGCGAATGCCGCAACTTGGAAGCCTACATGGCTGCCGATTCATGGTTCCAAGAGACTCATGACCCGGACGCGACTGGGCGCGCCAGCCGCGATCCCCTCACTGCCTACTTCTCCATGGAATTCGGTATCACTCCCTGCCTGCCCATCTACTCTGGTGGCCTGGGGGTACTCGCCGGTGACCATCTAAAGTCTGCCTCTGACCTTGGCGTTCCGCTGATTGGTGTAGGCCTGCTCTACCACAATGGCTACTTCACCCAGACTCTCTCCCGCGAGGGGCTGCAGGTCGAAAACTACTCGGATCACGACGCCGCCAACCTTCCCATCAAGCCGGTGCTCGACGCAGCGGGCAAGCAACTTGAAGTGTCTGTACGTTTCCCGGGCAAACGCTTCCTCAGCATCGCCATGTGGACCGCACAGGTGGGACGAGTCACCCTCCTGCTGCTGGATACAAACCTTCCCGAAAACGCTAAGGACCTCCGCGAGCTCACGGACCGTCTGTACGGTGGCGACGAAGAACACCGCATCCGCCAGGAGATTGTCCTGGGTATTGGCGGTGTCCGCGCCGTGTGCGCCTACTGCGATAACGCCGGTCTGCCGCGCCCGCAGGTTGCCCACTTGAACGAGGGCCATGCGGGATTCCTAGGGATCGAACGTATCCGCGGGCGCATGGACAATGGTCTCAACTTCGATGAGGCGCTCGCAGAGGTACGCTCGAGCAGTATCTTCACTACCCATACCCCCGTCCCCGCCGGCATCGACCGTTTCGACATGTCCATGGTGCGGCGCTACTTGAACCCCGACGACGATGGTGCCTCAAAGCTGGTGCCAGGTGTGCCGGTGGAACGAGTTCTAGCACTCGGTGCGGAAGGTGATCCCGGTCGCTTCAACATGGCACATATGGGGTTGCGCCTAGCGCAGCGGTCCAATGGCGTGGCCAAACTTCACGGCGTGGTCTCCCGCTCGATGTTCTCGTCTCTCTACCCGGGTTTTCCGGATGAGGAGTCTCCCATTGGCTCCGTCACCAACGGTGTGCATATGCCCACCTGGATCTCCCAAACGATGCGTCCTATTGTGAAGCGCATTGTGGGTGAAGGAAACCTCGCCACTGCGGATTCCTGGGATCATATTGACCGGATTTCGGATGAGGAACTGTGGAAGAGCCGGAATGTCCAGCGTGCCTGCCTGGTGCAGGCGGCGCGTAAGGCCGTCCGCCAGTCGTGGCTCGACCGCGGTGCTTCTGAGGCTGAACTGGGGTGGACCGATGACATCCTTAACCCCAACGTCCTCACTGTTGGTTTTGCCCGCCGCGTCTCCACTTATAAGCGTCTCACGCTGATGCTGCAGGATGCCGACCGCCTGCGCGAGATTCTCACCAACGAGGAACGCCCGGTTCAGTTCATTATCGCTGGTAAGGCTCACCCTGCGGATGGCGGCGGCAAGTACCTACTCCAGCAACTGGTGCAGTTTGCTGACCAGGCAGGTGTGCGCGATCGAATTGTCTTCCTGCCCGACTATGACATCGGTCTGGCCCAGATGATGGTGGCAGGCTGCGACATCTGGCTCAATAACCCGATCCGGCCGCAGGAAGCCTCTGGCACCTCCGGCATGAAGGCTGTTATGAACGGTTGCCTCACCCTCTCCGTTTCCGACGGTTGGTGGGACGAGATGGCTGACGATGAGCTGGGATGGACTATCCCCTCCGTCGAGAACGCTGACGCTTCCACCCGGGACCGTCTTGAGTCTCTCGCTCTCTACGACCTGCTAGAACGCCAGGCGGCCCCGTTGTTCTATGAGCGCAATGACGATGGTGTGCCTGGCGGCTGGGTGGAGCGGATGCGTAAATCCCTCTCCGTGTTGGCACCGAAGGTGTCCGCAACCCGCATGGTGCGAGACTACGTGACGGAATACTACCGTCCGGCCCAGGGTACGTATCTGCAGATGGTGGACGACCCGCAGGCCTCTGCGCACTTCGTACAGTGGCAGCAGAAGCTGCGTGCTGAATGGGATAAGGTAGCAGTGACTGCGCTGTCCTGCAATGATCAGGATGCGCTAGCAGCAGAGAAGGACATTGCGCAGTGCCAGTCTGTGGCAGCTGGAAACACCCTCTCGATGACGTGTTCAGTGAAACTGGGCAAACTTTCCCCCGACCATGTGTGTGTGCAGGCTGTCTGCGGTGCTGTTGATACAAACGACGAACTACATGATGTCCGGATGGTGACCATGAAGCCGGCCGCCAATGGGGATTTCCACGCGGAAATCCCGATGGTGAATCCTGGCAACGTGGGTGTGACGGTGCGAGTTGTACCCAAGCATCCGCTGCTTGTGAGCCCGGCAGAGATGGGCTTGTGCACTTGGGCCTAG
- the pyk gene encoding pyruvate kinase, whose product MKRRTKIVCTLGPAVASAEAIRKLVDAGMNVARMNMSHGDHAGHAQNYQWVREASEASGKAVGVLADLQGPKIRLGRFKDNRTVWATGETVTITVEDCEGTHDRVSTTYKELSSDAKPGDRLLVDDGKVGLVVDHVDGPDVVCLVTEGGPVSNNKGVSLPGMDVSVPALSEKDISDLRFALELGVDFIALSFVRSPSDVELVHEVMDEVGRRVPVIAKLEKPEAIDNLEAVVLAFDAIMVARGDLGVELPLEDVPMMQKRAIQIARENARPVIVATQMLDSMIENSRPTRAEASDVANAVLDGTDAVMLSGETSVGAYPFETVKTMSRIVRAVERDPEAVPLLKHRPRTRRGVICQAAVDIAERLNVKAIVSFTSSGDTVRRVARLHPTIPLIAFTNSEAVKNQLALAWGADSFRVETLSDTDSMVRVADRKLLDMPGYEYGDQVVIVAGAPPGRSGSTNMVHVHRLGEEDR is encoded by the coding sequence GTGAAGCGTCGAACTAAAATCGTTTGTACTCTAGGTCCTGCTGTCGCCTCTGCCGAAGCTATCCGCAAACTTGTAGATGCCGGTATGAATGTCGCCCGCATGAACATGTCCCACGGCGATCATGCCGGCCACGCCCAGAACTACCAGTGGGTGCGGGAAGCCTCCGAGGCTAGCGGCAAAGCCGTAGGCGTGCTTGCGGACCTGCAAGGCCCCAAAATTCGTCTGGGCCGGTTCAAGGACAACCGCACCGTCTGGGCCACCGGCGAAACCGTCACCATCACAGTGGAAGACTGCGAAGGCACCCACGACCGTGTCTCCACCACCTACAAGGAGCTCTCCTCCGATGCCAAGCCTGGCGACCGTCTCCTTGTGGATGACGGCAAAGTTGGCCTGGTCGTTGACCATGTGGATGGGCCTGATGTGGTCTGCCTGGTGACGGAAGGTGGCCCGGTCTCCAATAACAAGGGCGTCTCTTTGCCCGGTATGGATGTGTCTGTCCCGGCATTGTCGGAAAAGGACATCAGCGACCTTCGGTTTGCCCTGGAACTCGGTGTCGACTTCATTGCCCTGTCCTTCGTCCGTTCCCCCTCTGATGTCGAGCTTGTTCACGAGGTGATGGATGAGGTGGGCAGGCGTGTCCCCGTCATCGCCAAGCTGGAGAAGCCGGAAGCCATTGACAATCTTGAAGCCGTCGTTCTTGCCTTCGACGCCATCATGGTTGCCCGTGGCGACCTGGGTGTGGAGCTTCCGTTGGAAGATGTACCGATGATGCAGAAGCGCGCCATCCAGATTGCCCGCGAGAACGCCCGCCCGGTGATCGTCGCAACCCAGATGCTCGATTCGATGATCGAGAACTCTCGCCCCACCCGAGCAGAAGCCTCCGACGTGGCGAACGCCGTGCTCGATGGCACCGATGCCGTCATGCTGTCCGGGGAAACCTCAGTGGGTGCCTACCCCTTCGAGACGGTGAAGACGATGAGCCGCATTGTGCGCGCTGTAGAACGGGACCCGGAAGCGGTTCCGCTGTTGAAGCATCGTCCTCGTACTCGCCGTGGCGTCATCTGCCAAGCAGCCGTCGATATTGCCGAGCGTCTTAACGTTAAGGCCATCGTCTCCTTCACTTCGTCCGGTGACACGGTACGTCGTGTGGCACGCCTCCACCCGACTATTCCACTGATTGCCTTCACCAACTCCGAGGCGGTGAAGAATCAACTGGCGCTCGCCTGGGGCGCGGATTCCTTCCGCGTGGAGACCCTCTCCGATACCGATAGCATGGTGCGTGTTGCTGACCGTAAGCTGCTGGACATGCCAGGCTACGAGTACGGCGATCAGGTAGTTATTGTGGCCGGTGCTCCTCCGGGACGCTCTGGCTCCACCAACATGGTGCATGTGCACCGTTTAGGCGAAGAAGACCGCTAA
- the hisI gene encoding phosphoribosyl-AMP cyclohydrolase, translating to MSSGPDPIVTSLADLRWNDQGLLPVVVQDNETGEVLMMAWANEAALQYTLDTRQATYWSRSRSEVWTKGLTSGHVQHVVAVFHDCDADTVLYVVEQTGAACHTNTKTCFTARPLLAAEENYPLRQDLLYGTKER from the coding sequence ATGAGCAGTGGTCCCGACCCTATCGTCACGAGTTTGGCTGATCTCCGATGGAATGATCAGGGGCTTCTTCCTGTCGTGGTGCAGGATAATGAGACGGGTGAAGTGCTGATGATGGCGTGGGCCAACGAAGCCGCGCTGCAGTACACTCTGGATACCCGTCAGGCGACCTACTGGTCTCGTTCCCGCTCTGAAGTGTGGACCAAGGGACTCACGTCAGGGCATGTTCAGCATGTTGTTGCGGTATTCCACGATTGTGACGCTGACACAGTGCTCTATGTGGTGGAACAGACTGGTGCGGCCTGCCATACCAATACCAAGACGTGCTTTACTGCTCGTCCTTTACTCGCAGCTGAAGAGAACTACCCATTACGGCAGGATCTGCTGTACGGCACAAAGGAACGCTAG
- the hisF gene encoding imidazole glycerol phosphate synthase subunit HisF has translation MEGKTVTLATRVIPCLDVDNGRVVKGVNFLNLRDAGDPVELARAYNASGADELTFLDVTASSAGRATMVDVVRATAEEVFIPLTVGGGIRAVEDIDRMLRAGADKVSINTAAIANPQLLTDGARTFGAQCIVLSVDARTVPAGETPTSSGWEVTTHGGSRGTGIDAVEWARRGEELGAGEILLNSMDADGTKDGFDLEMIKAVRAAVSIPVIASGGAGKASDFAPAVQAGADAVLAASIFHFGEVTIAEVKDAMRAEGITVR, from the coding sequence ATGGAAGGAAAGACTGTGACCCTCGCAACCCGCGTGATCCCGTGCCTCGACGTTGACAACGGACGAGTGGTGAAAGGCGTCAACTTCCTCAACCTCCGGGATGCGGGAGACCCGGTGGAGCTAGCCCGTGCCTACAATGCCTCCGGCGCCGACGAGCTTACTTTCCTCGATGTCACAGCATCCTCTGCAGGACGTGCCACCATGGTTGATGTAGTGCGCGCGACCGCTGAGGAAGTGTTTATTCCACTTACTGTGGGTGGGGGAATCCGAGCTGTGGAGGATATTGACCGGATGCTCCGTGCCGGTGCCGACAAAGTCTCCATCAACACAGCAGCTATCGCTAATCCGCAGCTGCTCACTGATGGGGCTCGCACTTTTGGGGCCCAGTGCATCGTGCTGTCGGTAGATGCTCGCACTGTCCCGGCAGGGGAGACACCCACTTCGTCAGGTTGGGAGGTCACCACCCATGGAGGCTCCCGTGGTACCGGTATCGATGCCGTTGAGTGGGCACGTCGTGGCGAGGAACTCGGGGCAGGGGAGATTCTCCTGAACTCCATGGATGCGGACGGCACTAAAGATGGTTTCGATCTGGAGATGATTAAGGCCGTGCGGGCAGCGGTCTCCATCCCCGTCATTGCCTCGGGGGGAGCGGGTAAAGCCAGCGACTTTGCCCCTGCTGTACAGGCCGGTGCAGATGCGGTACTGGCTGCCAGTATCTTCCACTTCGGTGAAGTGACTATTGCTGAGGTGAAGGACGCTATGCGGGCTGAAGGAATTACCGTCCGATGA